From one Gemmobacter sp. genomic stretch:
- a CDS encoding type VI secretion system-associated protein TagO gives MMKLTAALALSICFQPFIAYAQAANSAADCAKVLENSQRLSCYDHFFPRQAEGAAASSDPKPAKSWHSFSEPSSMTDTVSHWVASNSETPVKCNSHSPSDNLTMIISCHENKTNITIEGEGCYFSKYWGKVEYRLDDQPMKTVRMIESNDNSALGLWGGKQSIPFVKSMLGASKIRLRIVPVSENSIETTFDLTGLSDVVAPVRKACGW, from the coding sequence ATGATGAAGCTTACCGCGGCACTAGCACTTTCCATTTGCTTTCAGCCTTTTATCGCTTATGCGCAGGCTGCAAACAGCGCAGCCGACTGCGCCAAGGTTCTCGAGAACAGCCAACGCCTGTCATGCTATGACCATTTCTTTCCGCGCCAGGCCGAGGGCGCTGCAGCCAGCAGCGATCCCAAGCCCGCCAAGAGCTGGCATTCTTTCTCAGAACCATCTTCCATGACTGACACCGTAAGCCACTGGGTGGCCTCCAATTCCGAGACTCCCGTTAAATGCAATTCTCACTCACCATCAGATAATCTAACCATGATTATTTCATGCCACGAGAATAAGACCAACATAACGATTGAAGGTGAAGGCTGCTATTTTTCAAAGTACTGGGGCAAGGTAGAATATCGCCTTGATGATCAGCCAATGAAAACCGTTCGGATGATCGAAAGCAACGACAACAGCGCACTTGGTCTTTGGGGCGGAAAGCAGAGCATTCCGTTCGTCAAATCGATGCTTGGGGCTTCCAAAATTCGCCTTCGCATTGTTCCTGTGAGCGAGAACAGTATCGAAACCACCTTCGATCTTACCGGCCTCTCGGACGTGGTGGCACCAGTTCGCAAGGCTTGCGGCTGGTAG
- a CDS encoding helix-turn-helix transcriptional regulator: MEKPYADQASRILWHRTLLQYTQDEYAKRAGLKRAALNNYESGDFQVGLAAARALRKTYGLSLDFIYEGEVEALPMNLRKALLDKPIDS, translated from the coding sequence ATGGAAAAGCCCTACGCCGATCAAGCCTCACGGATCCTCTGGCACCGCACCCTGTTGCAGTACACGCAAGACGAGTACGCGAAGCGGGCAGGCCTAAAGCGGGCTGCCCTCAACAACTACGAGAGCGGCGACTTCCAAGTGGGCTTGGCCGCCGCCCGAGCCCTGCGAAAGACGTATGGGCTGTCGCTCGACTTCATATATGAAGGCGAAGTCGAAGCGTTGCCAATGAACCTAAGAAAAGCTCTGCTGGATAAGCCCATCGATAGCTGA
- a CDS encoding helix-turn-helix domain-containing protein has product MAEVVKLRVDAAEAARLRALWATVAKAAPEDRAEALRAAAVAGRRALLPETEIEECLTIVAEVFGVPARAIRGAGRAREVVAARWMVIWLARQRGHSLAGIGRALDLDHTTVAHALAQMAEKMGAVDG; this is encoded by the coding sequence ATGGCTGAGGTGGTCAAGCTGCGCGTCGATGCGGCCGAGGCAGCGCGGTTGCGCGCCCTGTGGGCCACTGTCGCCAAGGCCGCGCCCGAGGATCGGGCCGAGGCCCTGCGCGCCGCTGCGGTTGCCGGGCGCCGGGCGCTGCTGCCGGAAACCGAAATCGAGGAATGCCTGACCATCGTGGCCGAGGTGTTCGGGGTGCCGGCGCGCGCGATCCGTGGCGCCGGTCGCGCCCGTGAGGTGGTGGCCGCGCGCTGGATGGTGATCTGGCTGGCGCGCCAGCGGGGGCATTCGCTGGCCGGCATCGGCCGCGCACTGGATCTCGATCACACCACCGTCGCCCATGCCCTGGCGCAGATGGCCGAGAAAATGGGGGCCGTCGATGGCTGA